The Neurospora crassa OR74A linkage group IV, whole genome shotgun sequence genome has a segment encoding these proteins:
- a CDS encoding 2,2-dialkylglycine decarboxylase — protein MSSLQASIGPLLVNGSEPEDGKTQDGRADQKRDFSNGNNLPTNLYPSITTSNHPNVDQFASSHLINYGTTFLPDLIVSASHLSLFTAPSPGSSSPYGRAITDWTSGQMSSLLGHSHPEIVSVISSHASSLDHLFSGMLSPPVLNLAKRLTSVLPDGLDRAMFLSTGGESNEAAIKMAKTYTGKFEVVGLGASWHGVTAQANSVQYHAGRRVGWPLMPGGLMLPSPNAYRCHQGFRKREEKGLKGDGASGGEEESKKGDADEKENGKKNQGENEEEWEYDWEAEMLYGWRLIDQQSCGSLAAVIVEPIQSSGGMHVLPHGYLRRLKTECEKRGMLLIVDEAQTGIGRTGEMVAINHDGVVPDILTLSKTLGNGLPLSAVVTSHAIADVCAERDFLFYTTHVNDPLPAAVGDKVLEIVVRDDLVSHARRMGEILHSGLNQLKKRYACIGDVRGRGLMAGVEIVEDRRKGKEPGLELAKRIGDRAYELGLWCNLSTHPSFGGTFRIAPPITISEKEVREGLAVLEEAFRGVEGTLPLY, from the exons ATGTCATCGCTTCAAGCATCCATTGGCCCTTTGCTTGTCAACGGCAGCGAGCCGGAGGATGGCAAAACACAAGATGGCCGGGCCGATCAGAAGCGCGACTT CTCCAACGGCAACAACCTGCCCACTAACCTCTATCCCAGTATCACCACTTCCAACCACCCCAACGTCGACCAATTCGCCTCCTCGCACCTCATCAACTATGGCACCACCTTCCTCCCTGATCTGATCGTATCTGCGTCCCACCTCTCGCTCTTTACCGCTCCCTCTCCCggttcctcttccccctATGGCCGAGCAATAACAGACTGGACCTCCGGCCAGATGTCTTCTCTCCTCGGGCACTCCCATCCAGAAATCGTTTCCGTCATCAGCTCCCATGCTTCCTCCCTCGACCACCTCTTCTCCGGCATGCTCTCGCCGCCCGTGCTGAACCTAGCCAAGCGCTTGACAAGTGTCCTGCCAGATGGACTGGATAGAGCCATGTTCTTGTCCACGGGGGGAGAGTCGAACGAGGCCGCGATCAAGATGGCCAAGACGTATACCGGGAAGTTCGAGGTCGTAGGGTTGGGAGCGAGCTGGCATGGGGTTACTGCGCAGGCGAATAGTGTGCAGTACCATGCTGGACGGAGGGTCGGGTGGCCGTTGATGCCAGGAGGATTGATGTTGCCGAGTCCGAATGCTTATCGGTGTCATCAGGGGTTcaggaagagggaagaaaagggctTGAAGGGAGATGGAGCAAGCGGTGGAGAGGAAGAATCGAAAAAGGGTGATGCAGATGAAAAGGAAAATGGAAAGAAAAATCAAggagaaaacgaagaagaatggGAATACGATTGGGAAGCGGAAATGCTTTACGGCTGGCGACTGATTGACCAACAGTCATGCGGGTCTCTGGCAGCCGTCATCGTTGAGCCCATCCAGTCCTCAGGCGGCATGCATGTACTCCCGCATGGGTATCTCCGCAGGCTCAAAACTGAATGTGAGAAACGTGGCATGTTGCTCATCGTTGACGAGGCCCAGACTGGAATTGGTCGCACGGGAGAAATGGTCGCCATCAATCACGACGGTGTGGTTCCGGACATCTTGACTTTGTCCAAGACTCTGGGCAACGGATTGCCGTTGTCAGCGGTCGTGACTAGTCATGCCATCGCCGACGTTTGTGCGGAAAGGGACTTCCTCTTCTATACCACGCATGTGAACGACCCTTTGCCTGCCGCCGTGGGGGATAAGGTGCTGGAGATTGTCGTTCGGGATGACTTGGTCTCGCACGCTCGACGGATGGGGGAGATCCTGCACTCCGGGCTCAACCAGCTCAAAAAGCGGTATGCGTGTATCGGCGATGTTCGAGGTCGAGGGTTGATGGCCGGGGTGGAGATTGTCGAGGAtcgaagaaaagggaaagaaccCGGGCTGGAACTGGCCAAGAGGATCGGAGATCGCGCGTATGAACTTGGGCTCTGGTGTAATCTGAGCACTCACCCCAGCTTTGGGGGGACCTTCAGGATTGCACCGCCTATCACTATAAGCGAGAAAGAAGTCAGGGAGGGACTGGCAGTGTTGGAGGAGGCGTTCAGGGGGGTCGAGGGGACGTTGCCGCTGTACTGA